Genomic window (Roseivirga sp. 4D4):
AGACAAGGCGATCTACAGTTTGAAGGTGCCATTGCCAATTACACTGTAAGGCCTCAAGCGATTAGTTCATCAGGAAGTAACACGCAGGCTGATGGTACAGGCCTAATGCGATTGACCATTTCTGTTCAATTGGTTTTTACCAACACCAAAAAAGAAGAGGAAAATCTTCAACAGTCTTTTTCCTTCTATTCAGATTACGATCCCGCTACGACTACTTTGAATGCTGTAGAGGATGACTTGGTAGAAGAAATTTTTGAGCAGTTATATTTTGATATTTTTCAGGCCTCTGTTGCCCAGTGGTAATATTCATTCTAATTTAGTCGCCCTAATACGAAAAAGTGGATCGCGAACGATTTAATACCTTACTGTCTGACCCTTCTCTAGTCACTAATGCTGACATTAAGGCCTTAAATGATTACCGAAAAAAGTACCCCTACTTTCAGAGTCTCTATGTAGTAGTCGCCAAGGCCTTGAAAGAGCGTGATCACCCGAAGACAGAAGCTTTCATAAAAAAGACAGCAGCTTATTCAACCAACCCTGATTATCTCCAACAGATTATCGATGGTGATTTCAAGTTTCCTGAGAAGGAAGATAATCCAGGTACTCCTAGTGAAAAAAAGCCAGTTTCTGAAGAGACTGTTGCTGAAATAAAGGCTACCAAAGATCGCATAGAGGCGCTTTTGGCGAGTACCGAAAGTACAGCGGAAGTTGATAGCACAAAAAAAAGTAAGCCTACTGCAAGCCAAGTCGAGATCATAGAAAAGTTCATTAAAGATCAACCTTCCATTGAAAGACAGAAGATTTCGCAAAGTGAACTACCTAGTCATCAGGAAGATTTGGCAAGCAAAGCCTTAAAGGGTGTAGAGGCGTTTGAAACGGAAACGCTCGCGCAATTAATGATGATGCAAGGCAAGCATAAAAAGGCCATTAATATTTATAAAAAGCTCAGTTTGAAGTTTCCTGAAAAAAGCACTTACTTTGCAGGCCGAATTGAGGAAGTAAAGTCCAAAAAGAATGTTTAAGTTATTTATTATACTAGCGATCATCATAGCAATCTTGTTGATTTTGATCGTTTTGATGCAGAATTCAAAAGGTGGTGGTTTGTCAAGCCAATTTGGCGGAGGCGGAGCCCAGCAGATCATAGGTGTTAAAAAGACTACCGATTTGTTAGAGAAAGCCACTTGGGTATTCATCATTGCACTGGTTGTTTTCAGCCTTGCATCAAGTCTTACCTTGAGTGACGGTACTCAGCAGCTGACAAACCCTAACATTGATGCCGCACAACAATCACTGCCAAGTACTAGTGTTCCAGCTGTAGCTGATACGACTAGTGGATTGCAGCCTGTTACGCCAGATACTACTGGTCAGTAATCGCAAAAAAAACTTTATTAAGAGAGCCCCGAAAACAGGGGCTTTTTTTATACCCTTTACTTTTGTCAGCTCTAGCGATAGCATGACAGTAATTCTGACAGTCCATACTGACAAGAATTGACCAATAAACTGACAAAAGTTCTTAAAAACGAATTGGCACATTAAGTGCAATAGGCCGATCCGTATTGTGAAACAAAAACCTTAAAACAATAAGTAAAAATGTCTAAAGTAAACATTACTCCACTTGCAGACAGAGTTCTTGTAGAACCAGCTGCTGCAGAAGAAAAAACTGCTTCAGGTATCATCATTCCTGATACTGCTAAAGAGAAACCACAAAGAGGAACTATTGTAGCTGCAGGAAGTGGTAAAAAAGACGAGCCGATGACGGTGAAAGTTGGTGACACTGTATTGTATGGTAAATATGCCGGAACTGAGCTTTCAGTTGAAGGAAATGACTACTTGATCATGAAGGAGTCTGACTTATTCGCAATCATCAATTCTTAATCTTAAACTGAAAATCTAAACCAATAAAGAAATGGCTAAAGAATTATTCTTTAACAATGACGCCAGAGATCAACTGAAAAAAGGCGTTGATACATTAGCTGATGCTGTAAAAGTAACCCTTGGTCCTAAGGGTAGAAATGTCATCATTGACAAAAAGTTCGGTGCCCCTACCGTGACTAAAGATGGTGTTTCTGTAGCAAAAGAAATTGAGCTTACTGAGCCAATCGAAAACATGGGTGCTCAACTGGTGAAAGAAGTAGCTTCTAAAACTGCTGATGATGCGGGTGATGGTACTACTACTGCTACCGTTTTGGCACAAGCCATCTACGGTGCTGGTATCAAAAACGTAGCTGCAGGTGCTAACCCAATGGATCTTAAAAGAGGTATTGACAAAGCTGTATCTGCTGTTGTAGCTGACCTTAAAGGACAGTCTAAGCCAATCAAGGACTCTAAAGAAATAGAGCAAGTGGGTACTATCTCTGCTAACAATGACGCTGAAATCGGTAAAATGATTGCTGACGCCATGGATAAAGTGGGTAAAGATGGTGTAATCACTGTTGAAGAAGCTAGAGGTACTGAAACCGAAGTAAAAACTGTAGAAGGTATGCAGTTCGACAGAGGTTACCTTTCTCCATACTTTGTGACTAACACAGAGAAAATGGAAGTTGAAATGGAGAACCCATACATCTTAATCTATGACAAGAAGATTTCTTCAATGAAAGAATTACTTCCTGTATTAGAGCCAGTAGCGCAAAGCGGAAAAGGTCTTGTGATCATTGCTGAAGATGTTGATGGCGAAGCACTTGCTACTTTGGTAGTAAACAAAATCAGAGGTTCATTGAAAATTGCTGCTGTTAAAGCCCCAGGTTTCGGTGACAGAAGAAAAGCTATGTTGGAAGACATCGCGGTATTGACTGGCGGAACTGTTATCTCTGAAGAAAGAGGTTACAAGCTAGAAAATGCTACGATTGAGTACTTAGGTACAGCTGAAAAAGTAAACATCGATAAGGACAACACAACTGTTGTTAACGGTGCTGGCGATTCTGCTAACATCGAAGCAAGAGTTAAGGAAATCCAAACTCAAATTGAAAACACTACTTCTGACTACGACAAAGAAAAGCTTCAAGAGCGTTTAGCTAAGCTTTCTGGCGGTGTAGCTATCCTTTACATTGGTGCTGCTACTGAAGTAGAAATGAAAGAGAAGAAAGACAGAGTTGACGATGCACTACATGCAACCAGAGCTGCGGTTCAAGAAGGTGTAGTTGCTGGTGGTGGTGTTGCTTTGATCAGAGCTTCATCTGCACTTGATAAAGTAGAAGTAGCAAACGAAGACGAAGCAACTGGTGTAAACATCATTAGAATTGCTGTTGAAGCTCCTCTTAGAACAATTGTTGCCAACGCTGGTGGAGAAGGTTCTGTGGTTGTAAACGAAGTAAAAGGTGGTAAAGCTGATTACGGTTACAACGCAAGAGAAGACAAGTACGAAAACATGATCGCTGCGGGTGTAATTGACCCAACTAAGGTGACACGTTTGGCACTTGAGAACGCTGCTTCTATCTCAGCCCTATTACTCACTACAGAGTGCGTAATTGCTGAAGAGAAAGAAGAAGGTGGTGCAGGAATGCCAATGCCTCCAATGGGTGGCGGTGGAATGCCAGGCATGATGTAATCACATCTCACAATAGATTTATCAAAAGCCCACCCTATATCGGGTGGGCTTTTTTAATGCCCAATCATTCAATAGACAACCCTCTTCCCTATGAAAAGAATATGCCTAGTGATTAGTTGTATTGCTTTGACACTACTCTCTTGCAACTCAAGGGTTCAACAGTCAAATGAAAAAGACTTAATTAAGGCTTACTACGCATCGCTTAATAATTTTCAATTGCAAGTCGTCTCAGACTACTTCTACGATAGCGTCAGAATGAAAGAGAACGACTATCGTTATATAGCCTCAAAAGACAGCTTCTATCTAAAACTCCAATGGGATTCCGTATTTCGACCAAAGTATAAGGTCATAGCAATAGAAGAAGCAAGCGATGATATTATGGTAGAAGTATCTAAGTCCGATCCTCGAATTCTGTTCCTCAATGAAGAACCTACTATCTACCGTGATCGGTTTAGCTTTAAAAATGGTAAAATTCATAGTATTGAAACCGTAGAATTTATCCTGTTCAATTGGGATCTATGGGACGAAAACAGATCAAAAATAGTAAACTACATAAAGGACAATCAGCCTGAATTGGATGGGTTTCTCTATGACCAAACCAAACAAGGAGGCATCAATTACTTAAAGGCCATAAACCTCTATAAAGCGGCACATCAAGATTAAGTTATTGTTAACTGTATACTTAATACCTTGATTTTAGGTTAAGTAAGATATATTGCAACAATGTTGCATTCAATTTTTCAATATGAAGCACCCGAAACAACTATTAATCTTTATTGCTCTGGTCCTCTCCTGCTCTTCTTGTGCAACCCTGTTTAATAAATCACATCAGGTCGTAACAGTCAGGTCGACAAAGGCCGTAAATTATATCTACCAAGGTGATACAACGGAGACTCCTAAAACGGACTTTCAAATAGTCGTCAAAAAAGAAAAACGCCCACTTGATATAGTGATTTTCAATGATTCAACCTCGCGCGCACTTGGTATTGGGTCAAAAAAGAATTGGACCTACGGGCTCAATCTATTCTCCCCCTATTTCGGTGGTTTCTTGGTAGATGAAATCAGCGGTAAAAAGTTCAGTTATCCCAAGCGAGTTTTCGTGGATATGGATGAGTCAAGCGTCAGTTACCTTCCCTATTTTCCAATGCCGAAAACACGCATAGCACTAAAAAATCGCATTTCCATTACACCTACTTCGGTTAGTGGAACATACCATCCGGGAATAGAAGTTGGTTATCAAAGGCTCATTGGTCATCGCTTTGCGATACAAACAAACCTGCGATACTTACTAGCTGCCAACACCAACTATTCAAGGAATGCCGATGGCTTCAGGATAGAACTCAACCCCAAATACTATTTGAGAAACCAAGAGCGTTCCCGAATCTATACTTCGTTGAGTTTTCAATATCTCAAAAAGGATCATGAGGCAGAGTATACCTTTTTGATTCCTGAGAATTTTGATGATGATAACTTCGAGAATGACCAAGTCTTACAGTTACTACCTGTAGAAAAAAGGTTTATCTCCTTCACGCCAAGAATCGGTGTAGAGCATTATTTCTCAGACAGACTTGTCATCGATGCATTCTTCGGAGTTGGCTTACGATACCGTAGAACGAACGTGATTGGAGCCAACCCAGACTATGTATTCAGTGACGGTAATTGGGAATGGTTTGATGTAGAATATGACTCAAATAGGCCCAGTAACAGAATATCGGCCAACCTCGATCTCAACTTCAGAATCGGTTGGGTTTTCTAAGGCATTCTTTACAGGTGTCCGCAGTTTTTCGCTATATTTCTGTTAGCCAAACTCTGACTCATCTATGGAAAGATTCAATACTCCATTGGAGGCCTTTGCCCATTGGGTAAATACCACGCCTCAAAAAACCTTCTTAAGACAACCCATCAATCGGGTTTTTAAGGAATATACTTATGAACAAGCCGATCAGGAAATCCGGAAGATTGCCTCCGCATTAGAGCGAATGGGACTCCAGCAAGGTAGCCACGTGGCCCTTCTTTCCAAAAATTGTGCACACTGGATCATGGCGGACTTGGCCATTATGATGGCCGGATGTATCTCCATCCCAATCTACCCCACACTTGGTGCTGATTCTATCAACGAAATCCTTATCCATAGCGGGTCTAAGGCAATCTTTGTAGGTAAGCTCGATGATTACAGCCAACAGAAATCAGGCATCCCAGATATCCCGATTATTGGTGTCGAAATGTATGGTGTGAATGAGCAACATGGTTGGGATCAACTGATCAATTCACATGAGGCTTTGGAAGGTTTGACTGCCCAAAATCCAGAAGAGTTGATGACCATCATGTATACCTCCGGGACCACCGGAAATCCTAAGGGTGTTATGCATACTGTTGGCTCTTTTAACACCTTAATTAATACCGCGGTAGAAGCGATCAAAATGCCAAGCCAACCGCGTTACTTCTCTTACTTGCCCATGACACATATTGCTGAAAGAGCCGGAATAGAGCTGTCTGCTATATATCGGGGTGCCGAAGTCAGTTTCCCAGAATCGCTTGATACATTTGGAGAAGATCTAGCTTCCGTACAACCTGAAACCTTCTTTGGAGTACCCAGAATTTGGCAGAAGTTTCAGGAGAAACTGCTTGAAAAAATGCCTCAGAAGAAGTTGGATCGATTGACCGGCTTACCAATCCTGGGAAATATCATCAAAAAGAAAATCAGGCAAAAACTAGGGCTCAATGCTTCAGTAGCTAACTTCTCAGGCGCTGCGCCTATTGCTAAAAGTTTGCAGGAGTGGTATAGAAAACTCGGTATTGAAATCAATCAGGCCTATGGGATGACGGAAGATTGTATACTCTCCCACTTTAACCTGCCTGGTGCTAATAAATTTGGAACTGTCGGCCGACCACTGCCAGGGGTAACTTCAAAACTCTCGGAAGAAGGAGAAATACTGATCAAGAATGACTGTTTGATGAAAGGTTACTATAAGGAACCCGAAAAAACAGCGGAGATGTTCACGGAAGATGGTTTTCTAAAGACCGGAGACATCGGAGAGTTTGATCATGATGGATTCTTGTCCATTACAGGCCGTGTAAAAGACCAATTCAAGACTGATAAGGGTAAGTATATTAGTCCAGCTCCTATTGAACTGGAGCTACTAAAGAACGGTGACATCGATCAAGTCTGTGTGGTTGGTACGGGAATTCCTCAACCTATCGCCCTTATTGTCGTCTCTGAGTTGGGCAAGCCAAAAAGCAAAGCTGAACTGGAAGCATCCCTTCAAAACACAATTAATGAACTTAATCCTAAGCTTGAGAAGTTTGAGAAAATCGCAAAAGCCATCATCATGAAAGAGGATTGGTCAGTTGACAATGGACTATTGACACCTACACTAAAGGTAAAACGTAATCGTGTGGAAGCCATTCATATGGAAATGTATGCACAGTGGTTTGAATTATCAGACAAGGTGGTATATGAGTAGAGTTTCACTTTACCGAAGGTAAAGACCAGTTCTTTACTACTACCAAGATTCTAATAGCAATGATAAAAGTAATTGTGACTATCATTTGAACGCCCGGGTCAATAGTAGACTGTTGAAGTAAGAGATAGAGACCTCCACCCGCTAGACAAACGGTGGCATATATCTCCTTACGAAAGATCAGAGGGATTTCGTTAACAAAAGTGTCTCGGAGAACACCTCCAAAGACTGCCGAAATCGTACCCATGATCAAAGCGACCACGGGAGACAGCCCAAGGGCCAATGTCTTTTGTATTCCTAATATGGTAAACAGTCCAATTCCTATCGAGTCAAAAAGAAACATTGTCTTTCTCAACCTTTCAAAGACCTTTCTAAAGAACATTCCGGCAAGAATACCCACCGCAATAACGATCAGGTAATTTGCATCCTGCAACCAGCCAACAGGCTGACTACCAATCAGTAAATCTCGAATAGTGCCTCCACCAATTGCGGTCACAAAGGCAATCACAGAAGCTCCAAAAAAGTCCAGCTGCTTTTTTGAAGCCAGTAACCAACCACTGATAGCAAAAACACAGGTTCCTGCCAGGTCAACAATATAGACTAAGTCAACAGTCTCCATGACACAGATTTTTCCGCGAAGATATGATTATTCTCTTCGCAATCAGACAAACAGCCTTTTACAAAGAGAAACAATTCTGGTACATTTATTGCTTAATTTCATGAATAAGTTTACTTTAATTTAGTCATGACAACAGAAAGATCATTATGCTAAAGATTAGACCCTATTTTCTTCTGAGTATACTTCTTTGTCTGTTTTGGGCCTGTCAGAAACAGGAAATTGAGCCAATTACAGAAGACATGAACCCTGTCAAAATAGATGAAAGCATTCCTTTTCGTCTATTAGTAAAAGGAAAAGACAAACTCGACATCCGTTTGAATGAAAGCGACTTACAACAGACAGCAAAGGTTTATATTACTTCAGGACAAGATACCACCGAGTTAGCAGTTTTTACGCCAGAATCACTTAACAGGTCTTTGCTAACGATCAATATAGAACACGCCTTTCCTCAAAATGAAATTGACCTATTACTTGAGGTAAGAAGAGAGTATAATGATACTATTTATCAAATACCTGTACTTAACTATACCCACCGGTATGTAAATGATATTCAAAGCGAGCGATTAATTGAGTTCGATGACTTTCTGTACGAATATGACCTTTCTCCTGATGGGTCTACCTTTTTTTATTCGATTCATCCTTCTGATGGTATTTCCAATGCTCGGTTATATAGTTACAATTTGCGGACTAGAGAAAATAATTTGTTAGAAGAAAACTTTAGAGCAAGTGACATTCGCGCTATTTCTAACTATGAGTATTACTATGTGACAAAGTATGATGGAGATAAATTTCTTACCTCAGATTCAGCACTCCTAGTACGTAAAAATTTATTAACCAAAGAAGAGAAAAGGATAACGGAAGTATCTTATAGTTATGGTCGTTTTTCAAGAGTAATTGACGACCGAATACTAGTGGCTCGTCCTGTGCAAACTGAGCCTGCCTCATACCATATCAACACAACCAACGATGAATTAACTGAAGTCAGTTTTGACTTTTTCAGAATGAGAGAACCTAGAATAGACCACATTTGGCTAGGTAATTCTCGTGTATTACCAAACTCTGGTTTACAAGAATTTGACTTGGCCGGTGAGCAAGACTTTAACATTATAGCCTATGATAATGTGAAGGAGCAGGTACAAGGAACACTTTATTCTTTCGAAGACGATGATTTTTTCAGTTTTCAAAAATTAGTAGTATATGAAAATGGAAATATCATTCTTGAAGAACCTGAAAAGCAACGAAAATCGATGTCAGTGGTTAATGGAAAAAATCCCGCTGAAAAGCCAATTATAATTTATCAACAATTTCATGATAATTCTTATGGTGCTAATGATGGGTTTTATTGGTTTAGTGCGAGTAACCCTTCCGGACAATTACTACTATCTGAACCTGAAAGCAAGCATAACACTTTTTGGATAGATGATGATCATTATATAAATGTCACGCCAAATGGCTTAGATTTATATACGGTACCGAACGATTTAGATAAATAAATCGAAGCCTATTAGATCTCCAAAATTCATAAAAAAATATCTATTTCTACAGCGCATTTAAGTTTCATGGAAAAGGTACCCAATGCTAATGGAAAAAAAGTCGGTACCGGCCAAATCAACTACATATATCAGATCATAGTCTCCATACTTGTCCATTTTGTGCGAAGCCATCATTGATCTCTAGACGACAAACTCTGTTCGTACACATCACTACGCTTATTGAAAAAATTAGAAAACACCTGAAAATCAAAAAGTATATCGATCCATTTTACAAAAGTGATGTTCCCGTTTAGTGAAATTTTCTAAATTGGTTTATGCCTTCAATCAACATTCGATTTGTGCAACCATCGGACGCACCAGACTTGTTGAAAATATATGCACCTATTGTTCTAGAGACCGCTACCTCTTTTGAAACAGAGGTACCCACTGTTTCAAACTTCTCTGATCGGATCAAAGCGTATTCCTCAAAATCGCCCTGGCTTGTAGCCGAAGTCAATGGGCAAATTGCTGGTTATGCTTATGGTACAGCGCATAGATCAAGACAGGCTTATCAGTGGAATCAAGAAGTAACCGTTTATGTGCACCCAAACTTTCAAAGGCAAGGCATTGCTCGTAAGCTCTATACTAAACTACTTGAGCTACTTAAGTTCATGGGCTTTCGAAAAGCAATAGCCGTGATCACCATACCCAATGATGCAAGTATCAAGTTCCATACAAGCATGGGTTTCAAGCACATTGGAGAAATGCAAAATGTAGGTTTCAAACTAGGACAATGGCACAGTACCAGTTGGTGGGATTTAGAATTAAATGCTGCCAGCAATGAACCCGAAGAAATTAAAGTCATGTCGTCCATAAACCACCTACTTTGATGTCTGTAGATGCAAAGCCCACACTATTCCCGGTATTAACTGTCAACTTCATTGGAACGCTGGGTTACAGTATTGTTTTGCCCTTTCTAGTATTCCTGGTCAATGATTTCGGTGGAAATGAGTTTATCTATGGTATTATGGGTTCCGTATATCCCGCTTTCCAATTTTTCGGTGCACCTGTGTTGGGCAGATGGTCAGACAAGTATGGAAGGAAGAGAATTCTGTTTTTAAGCCAGGCAGGAACCTTATTGGCCTGGGCAATTTTTATGGTAGCTCTTTTTGCCCCCAAAACCATATTATGGGAAGCCGAAAGCACGACTATCGGCAGTTTTGCATTGACAGTCCCTCTTATTGTTCTCTTTGCCGCTAGAGCGCTAGACGGTATTACTGGAGGAAATATTTCCGTGGCTAATGCTTACCTATCTGACGTCTCCACAGATGAAACCAGAAAAGCCAACTTCGGGAAAATGGCTATGTCATCAAGCCTAGGATTCATTCTCGGTCCTACAATTGCAGGGCTCCTGGGGGCTACACAATTCGAAGAAGCCCTACCTGTGGGTGCCGCCATGCTTATTTCCATGGTCGCGCTCTATGTAATTTGGTTTAGACTTCCAGAATCCAAACCGGATTTGGTTAAGCCTGATCTGAAACAATTTAAACTCAGCAAGCTTTTCGCTACGGAGCAAAAAGACTGTTATGAAGTAAAAGACTGTCCAGACAAAGGGTTGAAGGCAGTGTTAAAAGTCAAGCATATTCCTTTTATGCTGTTGATCTACTTCATCACATTTCTGGGTTTTAGTTTCTTCTATGTATCGTTTCCAATGCATGCCCTAAAGGTGTTAGAATGGACAGCATTCGAACTGGGCATCTTCTTCTCCATCATGAGTGGTCTCTTGATTTTAGTTCAGGGCCCATTGCTCAGTAGGCTTTCTAAACACGCCTCCGATGAACTTCTCATCGCCATTGGTAGTCTTATGCTGGTTGGAAACTTTCTACTGATAAGTTCTTCTAATGTGGTATTGACTTACAGTGCCCTGGTCTTCTTTGCCTTGGGTAATGGTCTGATGTGGCCCTCTTTCTTATCATTATTATCCAAATATGCCGGCAATGAGCAGCAAGGTGCTGTTCAGGGTGTAGCCAATAGTGCAGGAAGTCTAGCGAGTATCTTAGGCCTGCTTATTGGCGGTTGGTTATATGGAAGTGTCGGCAACATAACCTTCTACACTGCTGCGGCTCTTTTATTCCTGATCTTTCTCTTATCATTTCGTTTATTTACGATGCAACGAAATCAAGTTGATCCTAAGTGAGCCAACCCTTCGAAACCCTATTATCAGATATCAAAGCCTGTCGCATTTGTGAAGGCAAATTTCCACATGAACCTAATCCGGTAGTTTCGCTGAGTGAGAAATCACGAATTCTAGTCATTGGCCAGGCACCAGGAACCAAAGTGCATGCTTCAGGAATTCCCTGGGATGATGCATCTGGCAGAAACTTAAGAAAGTGGCTCGGAGTGACTGACGATCAGTTCTACGATACAGATCTATTTGGAATTGTGCCAATGGGTTTTTGTTATCCTGGAAAAGGTAAGTCTGGAGACCTCCCGCCAAGACCAGAGTGCGCTCCAGAATGGCACACAAAAATCTTTGACCACCTCAAAAACATAAAACTCACCTTGCTGATCGGTCAGTATGCCCAGAAGTATTATTTAGGTAACCGCATCGAATCAACCTTGACTGAAACTGTCAAGAACTTTGAAGTCTATTTACCAAACTACTTCTGTTTAGTTCACCCCTCACCTCGAAATGGCATTTGGATGCGAAAGAACCCTTGGTTTGAAGAATTGGTTGTTCCGGAATTGCAGCACACCGTCAAAGAGATTATCCACTGATTATTAGGACATAAAAAAAGCTCCTTCATATACTGAAAGAGCTTTTCATTTACTGCTATTATTCTATTTCTTGATTACTAAGCTCTCATCGTCTTTATTGACCAAAACTGGTTTACCAAGACCTACATTATTCAATCTTTTAAGCTGTGTTTTACCATCTCCCACTACTACATAGATTAACTTATCAGGGTTCATATATTCGGCAATTAGTCTTTTGGCCTCAGCTACGTCCATTGACTTAAGTGTAGCTTCGTCCTTTTGCACATAATCCAAAGGAAGGTCATAAGTAGAAATGTTCTGTAGTATTCCTACCAAACTACCCAAAGTCTCATAAGACTGCGTATTACTTCTTAAAATGGAAGTCTTGGTCGAGTTCATATCCTCCTCAGAAAACTCTGTACCGTAGTTGTCCAAAATCTCTTTGAAGAGTTCTACTGACTCTTTTGTCACATTACTCCTTACACTCGAAGCTGCCGTAAACGCGGTACCATTCTGCTTTCTTGAATAGTTAGAGAAGGCACCGTAGGTATACCCTTTTTCTAATCTGAGCTTCTTGAAGAGTATGGAACCAGAACCTGACCCCAACTTGTAGTTAGCCATGGTGGCCGCAGCATAGTCACTATTATCGCCCTCCATACTCACACGCCCGATATTGATAACCGACTGTTTTGCATCCGGGTAATCCACAAAGTAAATGCGCGAATCTAACGATGGCGCCTTGATCTCATATGAAGGAAAGTTTACTTCTTTGCGCTCCCAATCGTTAAAAATATCTAGAGACCCAACCACGTCCTCTTCACTAATAGCTCCTACAAAATGAAAAGAAGCGATAGACGGAGAAAAGTTAGTGTTGTAATATGCCTTTAAGTCTTCCAATGTAATTCCACTCACAGAACTTGCAGTACCAGAAACTGGGTTTGCGAAGATATGGTCTTCACCATACAATACTTTATTAAAAACTTTTGAAGCAATCGCATTGGGATTGGCATTGCGTTGTTGGATAGAATTCAATGCAGAGCTTTTGATTCTCTCGAATTCAGCTTCATCCCAACGAGGCTGGGTAATCACCTCATGAACCAAAGCCAGTACTTTATCATAGTTCTTAGCCAAGCAGTTCCCAGAAATGGTCATATACTCTTGAGATGTGAATACTCTGACACTTGCACCCAATTGACCAATTGCCTCTTGAAGTTCTTGAGGAGTTCTATTCGCTGTACCCTCCATCATCATGTTATCCAATAATGCTGAGGTTCCAACTTTTTCTGGCTGATCCAGTAGCATTCCTCCTTTGATACGAATGCTGAATTGTGCCATTGGAAGCTCATCTTGATAAATGTGCAGTACGTTCATCCCATTCGCTAAGGCTGCTTTCGAGATGGATGGTGGAGTAAAACTCAACTCTCCTTTCAATGGAGGTGCGGTACTCCTATCTATTTTAGATGCCGTTTT
Coding sequences:
- a CDS encoding MFS transporter translates to MSVDAKPTLFPVLTVNFIGTLGYSIVLPFLVFLVNDFGGNEFIYGIMGSVYPAFQFFGAPVLGRWSDKYGRKRILFLSQAGTLLAWAIFMVALFAPKTILWEAESTTIGSFALTVPLIVLFAARALDGITGGNISVANAYLSDVSTDETRKANFGKMAMSSSLGFILGPTIAGLLGATQFEEALPVGAAMLISMVALYVIWFRLPESKPDLVKPDLKQFKLSKLFATEQKDCYEVKDCPDKGLKAVLKVKHIPFMLLIYFITFLGFSFFYVSFPMHALKVLEWTAFELGIFFSIMSGLLILVQGPLLSRLSKHASDELLIAIGSLMLVGNFLLISSSNVVLTYSALVFFALGNGLMWPSFLSLLSKYAGNEQQGAVQGVANSAGSLASILGLLIGGWLYGSVGNITFYTAAALLFLIFLLSFRLFTMQRNQVDPK
- a CDS encoding uracil-DNA glycosylase family protein translates to MSQPFETLLSDIKACRICEGKFPHEPNPVVSLSEKSRILVIGQAPGTKVHASGIPWDDASGRNLRKWLGVTDDQFYDTDLFGIVPMGFCYPGKGKSGDLPPRPECAPEWHTKIFDHLKNIKLTLLIGQYAQKYYLGNRIESTLTETVKNFEVYLPNYFCLVHPSPRNGIWMRKNPWFEELVVPELQHTVKEIIH